A genomic region of Devosia ginsengisoli contains the following coding sequences:
- a CDS encoding UxaA family hydrolase: MSETMTRPQGRTLLLNAEDNIGVALANLDIGTETPQGVTIVRRVPRGHKFAVKPIRAGEAVIKFGQIIGFAKEAIPAGDWVHEHNCGMGGADGSLTHDYAFAEGAIAPDMVPVGQRATFEGYRRANGKVGTRNYIGILTSVNCSATVAKFMAEEINRSGILADYPDIDGVIPFVHGTGCAMDLSGEGYQIFRRTQWGYTANPNLGAALLVGLGCEAFQIGKMKESYGLTETDTFQTMTIQEIGGTRKMIDWGVERIKEMLPVAARARRETVDASELTLALQCGGSDGYSGITANPALGVAADILVRQGGTAILSETPEIYGAEHLLTRRAVSREVGEKLISRIKWWEDYTQRNRGEMNNNPSPGNKLGGLTTILEKSLGAAAKGGTTPLTAVYEYAEPVTEKGFVFMDTPGFDPVSATGQVAGGANILAFTTGRGSAYGCKPVPSIKLATNSDMYARMTEDMDINCGDIVEGVSIEVKGQEIFDLLLRIASGERTKSENLGYGDNEFVPWQVGAVM, translated from the coding sequence ATGTCCGAAACCATGACCCGCCCCCAGGGCCGTACCCTGCTGCTGAACGCCGAAGACAATATCGGGGTAGCGCTTGCCAATCTCGATATCGGCACCGAAACGCCGCAGGGCGTGACCATTGTCCGCCGCGTGCCGCGCGGGCACAAATTCGCGGTCAAGCCGATCCGCGCCGGCGAGGCTGTCATCAAGTTCGGGCAGATCATCGGCTTTGCCAAGGAGGCCATTCCGGCTGGCGACTGGGTGCATGAGCACAATTGCGGCATGGGCGGCGCCGATGGTTCGCTGACGCATGATTACGCCTTTGCCGAAGGCGCCATTGCGCCCGACATGGTGCCGGTGGGCCAGCGCGCCACCTTCGAGGGCTATCGCCGCGCCAATGGCAAGGTGGGCACCCGCAACTATATCGGCATCCTGACCTCGGTGAACTGCTCGGCCACGGTGGCCAAGTTCATGGCCGAGGAAATCAACCGCTCGGGCATCCTCGCCGACTATCCCGATATCGATGGCGTCATCCCCTTCGTGCATGGCACCGGCTGCGCCATGGACCTTTCCGGCGAGGGCTACCAGATCTTCCGCCGCACCCAGTGGGGCTATACCGCCAATCCCAATCTCGGCGCCGCCCTGCTGGTCGGGCTCGGCTGTGAGGCCTTCCAGATCGGCAAAATGAAGGAAAGCTACGGCCTCACCGAGACCGACACATTCCAGACCATGACCATCCAGGAGATCGGCGGCACGCGGAAGATGATCGACTGGGGCGTCGAGCGCATCAAGGAGATGCTGCCTGTGGCGGCGCGCGCCCGCCGCGAGACGGTCGATGCGTCCGAGCTCACGCTGGCACTGCAATGCGGTGGTTCGGACGGCTATTCGGGCATTACCGCCAATCCGGCTTTGGGTGTTGCCGCCGATATCCTCGTGCGCCAGGGCGGCACGGCCATTCTCTCGGAAACCCCGGAAATCTATGGCGCCGAACACCTGCTGACCCGCCGTGCGGTGTCGCGCGAAGTGGGCGAAAAGCTCATCAGCCGCATCAAGTGGTGGGAGGATTACACCCAGCGCAATCGCGGCGAGATGAACAACAATCCAAGCCCCGGCAACAAGCTGGGCGGGCTCACAACCATCCTCGAAAAGTCGCTCGGCGCCGCGGCCAAGGGCGGCACGACACCGCTCACCGCGGTCTACGAATATGCCGAGCCGGTGACCGAAAAGGGCTTCGTGTTCATGGACACGCCCGGTTTCGATCCGGTTTCGGCGACGGGGCAGGTGGCCGGCGGCGCCAATATCCTGGCCTTCACCACCGGACGTGGTTCGGCCTATGGCTGCAAGCCGGTGCCGTCGATCAAGCTCGCCACCAATTCGGACATGTATGCCCGCATGACCGAGGATATGGACATCAATTGCGGCGATATCGTCGAGGGTGTTTCCATCGAGGTCAAGGGGCAGGAAATCTTCGACCTGCTGCTGCGCATCGCCTCGGGTGAGCGCACCAAGTCCGAAAATCTGGGCTATGGCGACAATGAATTCGTGCCGTGGCAGGTCGGGGCGGTGATGTGA
- a CDS encoding GntR family transcriptional regulator, whose product MTADVTNAIRHAIVTLALPPGSAIDKSLICAQLGVSRFPVSEALARLQIEGLVDIAPQRGSTVSLVRLADVREYMLIRKGLESEALRVLIGSHDLSLIEALKANIATQREAAERDDAETFHQIDVEFHDIIYRSMGFTKIKTIIDSARANLDRARRMIITPRRLALTIAEHQAILDGIVAGDQAQAARAIRAHIDAVMVELFAFAREHPGLFADGATLGSDSDSFPFG is encoded by the coding sequence GTGACGGCTGATGTGACCAATGCCATCCGCCATGCCATCGTCACCCTGGCCTTGCCGCCCGGCAGCGCCATCGACAAATCGCTGATCTGCGCCCAACTGGGCGTTTCGCGCTTTCCGGTAAGCGAAGCACTGGCCCGGCTGCAAATCGAGGGGCTGGTGGATATCGCCCCGCAGCGCGGCTCGACCGTATCCTTGGTGCGCCTGGCCGATGTCCGCGAATACATGTTGATCCGCAAGGGCCTCGAATCGGAGGCCCTGCGCGTGCTGATCGGCAGCCACGACCTGAGCCTGATCGAGGCGCTCAAGGCCAATATCGCCACCCAGCGCGAAGCGGCCGAGCGCGACGACGCCGAAACCTTTCACCAGATCGACGTCGAATTCCACGACATCATCTACCGCTCGATGGGCTTCACCAAGATCAAGACCATCATCGATTCGGCCCGAGCCAATCTCGATCGGGCGCGCCGCATGATCATCACGCCGCGCCGGCTGGCGCTGACCATTGCCGAACACCAGGCCATTCTCGATGGCATTGTGGCTGGCGACCAGGCACAGGCCGCCCGCGCCATCCGCGCCCATATTGATGCCGTGATGGTAGAACTGTTCGCCTTTGCGCGCGAACATCCCGGCCTGTTCGCCGATGGCGCGACGCTGGGCAGCGACAGCGATTCATTCCCCTTCGGTTAG
- a CDS encoding fumarylacetoacetate hydrolase family protein: protein MKLLRIGAKGAEKPAILAEDGSIRDLSGIVGDIGGQTLTPEGLAKIRATDIGVLPKLDAGQRIGPCVANVGKFICIGLNYADHAAETGAAIPAEPIIFMKATSAIIGPDDDVIIPKNSIKPDWEVELGVIIGKEARYVDEADAMDHVAGYCVVNDVSERHFQTERGGTWDKGKGSDTFGPIGPWLVTKDEVADPQNLKMWLDVDGKRYQDGSTKTMIFGVAHVVSYVSQFMSLQPGDIISTGTPPGVGMGIKPDPVWLKPGNVMRLGIEGMGEQTQNVKAYSA, encoded by the coding sequence ATGAAACTGCTCCGCATTGGCGCCAAGGGCGCAGAAAAGCCCGCCATCCTGGCCGAAGACGGTTCGATCCGCGACCTTTCCGGCATTGTCGGCGATATCGGCGGCCAGACGCTGACGCCGGAAGGCCTGGCAAAAATCCGGGCCACCGATATCGGCGTGCTGCCCAAGCTCGATGCCGGCCAGCGCATCGGCCCCTGCGTGGCCAATGTCGGCAAGTTCATCTGCATCGGCCTCAACTATGCCGACCATGCAGCCGAAACCGGCGCCGCCATTCCGGCCGAGCCGATCATCTTCATGAAGGCCACTAGCGCCATTATCGGCCCCGACGACGATGTCATCATTCCCAAGAATTCCATCAAACCGGATTGGGAAGTCGAGCTGGGCGTCATCATCGGCAAGGAGGCCCGCTATGTCGACGAGGCCGACGCCATGGACCATGTCGCCGGCTATTGCGTGGTCAACGATGTCTCCGAGCGCCATTTCCAGACCGAGCGCGGCGGCACCTGGGACAAGGGCAAGGGCAGCGACACTTTCGGCCCCATCGGCCCCTGGCTGGTGACCAAAGACGAGGTGGCTGACCCGCAAAATCTCAAGATGTGGCTCGACGTCGACGGCAAGCGCTACCAGGACGGCTCGACCAAAACGATGATCTTCGGCGTTGCCCATGTGGTGAGCTATGTCAGCCAGTTCATGAGCCTGCAGCCGGGTGACATCATCTCCACCGGCACCCCGCCCGGCGTCGGCATGGGCATCAAGCCGGACCCGGTCTGGCTCAAGCCGGGCAATGTGATGCGCCTCGGCATTGAGGGCATGGGCGAGCAGACCCAGAATGTGAAGGCGTATTCGGCCTGA
- a CDS encoding RbsD/FucU family protein produces the protein MLKNIPPILGPDLLGILRAMGHGDEIAIVDANYPADSAGPALVRLDGVSATDALDAILTLMPLDDFVDEAVFTMQVVGDAGKREPVMDAFEIIVKKHEPKIGLASLERFAFYERVSQAYAIVQTGERRLYGNILLKKGILRPV, from the coding sequence ATGCTCAAGAATATCCCGCCGATTCTCGGCCCCGACCTGCTCGGCATTTTGCGGGCCATGGGCCATGGCGACGAAATCGCCATTGTCGATGCCAACTACCCGGCCGATTCGGCCGGCCCGGCTTTGGTACGGCTCGACGGGGTCAGCGCCACCGATGCGCTCGACGCCATCCTGACGCTGATGCCGCTCGACGATTTCGTGGATGAAGCGGTCTTCACCATGCAGGTGGTGGGCGATGCGGGCAAACGCGAACCGGTGATGGACGCATTCGAGATCATCGTGAAAAAGCATGAACCGAAAATCGGCCTCGCCTCGCTGGAGCGCTTCGCCTTTTACGAGCGGGTGAGCCAGGCTTATGCGATCGTGCAGACCGGCGAGCGCCGGCTTTACGGCAATATCCTGCTCAAGAAGGGCATTCTCCGCCCCGTATAA
- a CDS encoding DUF3987 domain-containing protein, with translation MGVVDRKKHFFYKIAFFIVRDSGDSFLARVCEAHLTYDSEEIAPSTAEANVGMADTAFGAADGPSGGENARWDEPIPLGAMPAVPAFAWDMLPPSVSDYVRDVSDRQGSPPEFIAVSLIGAFAGVVGNGIRIAPRSCDDWAVVPALWGMLIGEASMMKTPSIQAGLMPLDDLQTRLDRDYAKQREGLVVEMELARLLNQELASQAKLALRARNLEEAHRLLSMRPQVVQQAQIRLQVGDVSETRMVQLLAENPFGLLAVHDELPAFFSRLIKRSGSSERAMLLKAATGDVRHSHDRAGRARLDIPHLTLSLLGGIQPARLTAIVRDANGNGADGLLARFQLSVWPDPAPDRQGIDRRPDVAAAEAVRAIFRDAYDCSRGSIGPKILRCELAAQDLFDRWSARNLAEAATRAPALQSHLVKSVKTIASLALLIELMRGGRQQVSFAGMQMALRWAPFLAAHAERLYALGASGTAEAERILDKRLHLPDCFTARDIYRSSWSGLGKAAVEKGLHELFRHGYLRPEIRATGGRPTTVYVWNPRLSDPEVFADKI, from the coding sequence ATGGGGGTCGTCGATCGCAAAAAGCATTTCTTCTACAAGATTGCGTTTTTCATCGTCAGGGATTCGGGCGACAGTTTTCTCGCAAGAGTTTGCGAGGCACATTTGACTTACGACAGCGAGGAAATCGCCCCAAGCACCGCCGAGGCCAATGTCGGTATGGCCGACACCGCGTTCGGTGCAGCCGATGGTCCATCCGGCGGGGAGAACGCGCGATGGGATGAGCCGATCCCGTTGGGCGCCATGCCAGCCGTGCCTGCTTTCGCCTGGGACATGCTGCCGCCTAGTGTATCGGATTATGTGCGGGACGTTTCTGACCGGCAGGGTTCTCCCCCTGAATTTATCGCCGTGTCGCTGATCGGCGCCTTCGCTGGTGTCGTCGGCAACGGCATCCGCATCGCACCGCGGTCGTGTGACGACTGGGCCGTGGTGCCGGCCCTGTGGGGCATGCTGATCGGGGAAGCCAGCATGATGAAGACGCCGTCCATACAGGCGGGCCTGATGCCGCTGGATGACCTGCAGACCCGGCTTGACCGCGATTACGCGAAACAGCGCGAGGGCCTTGTCGTCGAGATGGAATTGGCGCGGCTGCTCAATCAGGAACTGGCCTCACAGGCCAAACTTGCCCTGCGGGCGCGGAACCTGGAAGAGGCACATCGTCTTCTCTCCATGCGTCCGCAGGTCGTGCAGCAAGCCCAGATCCGGCTGCAAGTTGGCGACGTCAGCGAAACCCGTATGGTGCAGCTGCTGGCAGAGAACCCTTTTGGCCTTTTGGCAGTGCATGACGAACTGCCCGCCTTCTTCTCGCGCCTGATCAAGCGGAGCGGGTCGAGCGAGCGCGCTATGTTGCTCAAGGCCGCCACCGGTGATGTGCGCCACAGCCATGATCGCGCCGGGCGAGCGCGTCTCGACATCCCCCACCTAACCCTGTCCTTGCTGGGGGGCATCCAGCCTGCGCGGCTCACGGCCATCGTCCGGGACGCCAATGGGAACGGCGCGGACGGGTTGCTTGCACGTTTTCAGCTCAGTGTATGGCCCGATCCCGCGCCGGACCGGCAAGGCATCGACCGGCGTCCGGACGTCGCCGCGGCGGAAGCAGTACGGGCGATCTTCCGCGACGCTTATGACTGTTCTCGCGGCAGCATCGGCCCCAAAATTCTGCGATGCGAGCTGGCCGCACAGGACCTGTTCGATCGCTGGTCGGCGCGCAATCTCGCAGAAGCCGCGACCAGGGCGCCGGCCCTGCAGTCGCACCTAGTCAAGTCGGTCAAGACCATTGCCAGCCTGGCGCTCCTGATCGAACTCATGAGGGGCGGGCGTCAGCAGGTGTCGTTTGCCGGGATGCAGATGGCGCTGCGCTGGGCGCCGTTCCTGGCAGCCCATGCCGAGCGCCTGTACGCGCTCGGCGCCAGCGGGACGGCGGAGGCTGAACGTATTCTGGACAAGCGTCTCCACCTTCCCGACTGCTTCACCGCCCGGGACATCTACCGCTCCAGCTGGAGCGGCCTCGGCAAGGCGGCGGTCGAGAAGGGGCTGCATGAGCTGTTTCGCCATGGCTACCTGCGCCCGGAAATACGCGCCACGGGCGGACGCCCGACAACGGTATACGTCTGGAATCCACGTTTGTCCGATCCCGAAGTGTTCGCGGACAAGATCTAA